From Halapricum desulfuricans, a single genomic window includes:
- a CDS encoding DUF5794 domain-containing protein, producing MSSSQHPIALAIERQVGGATRLLATVMCLPLVDGLFPALVLAGAIDGPLGILEVGLLVFGGSATVAVILADMEGGPREQVPKILAVGAVLVTVAGIEAAIAPTIESVLDLEVFKRFAAVVILAVAAKTASSRIGDLMPRPAMIVALGLLASVDPSNATVVVSTDIGLVARGVAAGLVGVTFALLVAVAGPRLRRIVDLDRFRFGSAVALGLLPLSMFGLVPGNVPIALIVLALTALLAFDPDGSRPRSQSNPAVTNGGREDTSDGDTFDVGDDDGYQAPWL from the coding sequence ATGAGTAGCTCTCAACACCCGATCGCGCTCGCCATCGAGCGGCAAGTCGGTGGTGCCACGCGGTTGCTAGCGACGGTCATGTGTCTGCCGCTGGTCGACGGCCTGTTCCCGGCACTCGTCCTCGCGGGTGCGATCGACGGCCCGCTCGGGATTCTGGAAGTCGGCCTGCTGGTCTTCGGCGGGAGCGCCACCGTCGCCGTCATCCTCGCGGACATGGAGGGTGGACCGCGCGAGCAAGTGCCGAAGATCCTCGCCGTCGGTGCCGTTCTCGTGACCGTTGCCGGGATCGAGGCGGCGATCGCACCGACCATCGAGAGCGTCCTCGATCTCGAGGTGTTCAAGCGGTTCGCCGCGGTCGTGATCCTCGCGGTCGCCGCCAAAACTGCCAGCTCGCGGATCGGTGATCTCATGCCCAGGCCCGCCATGATCGTCGCGCTCGGTCTGCTCGCGAGCGTCGACCCGTCCAACGCGACGGTCGTCGTCTCGACGGATATCGGACTCGTCGCTCGCGGAGTGGCCGCCGGCCTCGTCGGCGTGACCTTCGCGCTGCTGGTCGCCGTCGCCGGGCCGCGGCTCCGCCGGATCGTCGATCTGGATCGCTTCCGGTTCGGGAGTGCAGTCGCACTCGGCTTGCTCCCGCTGTCGATGTTCGGGCTCGTCCCCGGCAACGTCCCCATCGCGTTGATCGTGCTGGCGCTGACGGCGCTGCTGGCGTTCGATCCCGACGGGTCTCGCCCCCGTTCCCAGTCGAATCCCGCCGTCACGAACGGCGGTCGCGAGGACACCTCCGACGGCGACACCTTCGACGTCGGCGACGACGACGGCTATCAGGCCCCCTGGCTCTGA
- a CDS encoding DUF5795 family protein, producing MSQNRVVQGRMVTPKRLAELVEGEDVMDAEAIEDTDRTCPECGGDVISVGYMPTVTEFVTGYKCQDCDWSETDRE from the coding sequence ATGAGTCAGAACCGCGTCGTGCAGGGTCGGATGGTCACGCCGAAGCGACTGGCCGAGTTGGTCGAGGGCGAGGACGTGATGGACGCCGAGGCGATCGAAGATACGGACCGGACGTGTCCCGAGTGTGGCGGTGACGTCATCTCCGTCGGCTACATGCCGACAGTCACGGAGTTCGTCACCGGCTACAAGTGCCAGGACTGCGACTGGTCCGAGACTGACCGCGAGTGA